Proteins from one Ramlibacter sp. PS4R-6 genomic window:
- a CDS encoding ribonuclease domain-containing protein, producing MAQVAAVKLALTGVLLAAATFPPLAQARSQGDRPHSSTLAVVSVAELPREGRATYELIRQGGPFPNGKDGAVFGNRERLLPAARRGFYREYTVPTPGSRDRGARRIVCGGPARTPYACYYTADHYASFRMILE from the coding sequence ATGGCGCAAGTCGCCGCAGTCAAGTTAGCGCTAACTGGCGTATTACTGGCCGCAGCGACTTTTCCGCCCCTGGCGCAGGCCAGGTCGCAGGGGGACCGTCCTCACAGCAGCACGCTCGCGGTCGTTTCCGTCGCCGAGCTGCCGCGCGAGGGCCGGGCGACTTATGAACTGATCCGCCAGGGCGGACCGTTCCCCAACGGCAAGGATGGCGCAGTGTTCGGCAACCGGGAGCGTTTGCTCCCAGCGGCCAGGCGCGGTTTCTACCGCGAGTACACGGTGCCCACGCCGGGATCGCGCGACCGGGGAGCCCGGCGCATCGTGTGTGGCGGCCCCGCAAGGACCCCATACGCCTGTTATTACACCGCTGACCATTACGCCAGTTTTCGAATGATCTTGGAGTGA
- a CDS encoding NADP-dependent malic enzyme: MTTESVMEAGGDKRRELREAALEYHEHPTPGKVAIHATKQLLNQHDLALAYSPGVAAPCEEIVKDPNNAFKYTSRGNLVAVITNGTAVLGLGDIGPLAAKPVMEGKGVLFKKFAGIDVFDIEVNEKHDLDKLCDIIAALEPTFGGINLEDIKAPDCFYVERKLRERMKIPVFHDDQHGTAICVGAAIINGLKVVGKDIKKVKLVTSGAGAAALACLKLLVHLGLPRENIYATDLAGVVYEGRKELMDEDKVQFAQKTSARTLSDIIEGADIFLGLSAAGVLKQDMVKKMAAKPIILALANPNPEITPEDVKAVRNDAIMATGRTDYPNQVNNVLCFPYIFRGALDAGATTITVEMEVAAVHAIAELAQAEQSEVVAAAYAGQKLAFGPEYLIPKPFDPRLMLKIAPAVAKAAHDSGVALRPVQDWDAYRDKLQSFVYASGTTMKPIFNAAKAAAKKRIVYCEGEEERVLRAAQIVVDEGLARPTLIGRPAVIAQRIEKFGLRLKEELDYDIVNTEWDERYRDFWQTYHRMTERKGVTAQMAKIEMRRRLTLIGAMLLQKDQVDGMICGTWGTTNIHLNYIDQVIGRRPGRNTYACMNGLVLPNRQVFLVDTHVNYDPSAEQLAEIAVMAAEEMVRFGIKPKVALLSHSNFGQSNQPSALKMREVLAMLHDQAAWLEVDGEMHGDLALDGLARSQIMPHSTLAGDANLLVLPNIDAANISYNLLKVAAGGNIAIGPVLLGAAKPVHILTASTTVRRIVNMTALTVADANAAR, encoded by the coding sequence ATGACGACCGAATCGGTCATGGAAGCCGGCGGCGACAAGCGCCGCGAGCTGCGCGAAGCCGCCCTCGAATACCACGAGCACCCCACGCCCGGCAAGGTCGCGATCCACGCGACCAAGCAGCTGCTGAACCAGCATGACCTGGCGCTGGCGTATTCGCCCGGCGTCGCCGCGCCCTGCGAGGAGATCGTCAAGGACCCCAACAACGCCTTCAAGTACACGAGCCGCGGCAACCTGGTGGCGGTGATCACCAACGGCACCGCCGTGCTGGGCCTGGGCGACATCGGCCCGCTCGCGGCCAAGCCGGTGATGGAAGGCAAGGGCGTCCTGTTCAAGAAGTTCGCCGGCATCGACGTCTTCGACATCGAGGTCAACGAGAAGCACGACCTCGACAAGCTGTGCGACATCATCGCGGCGCTCGAGCCGACCTTCGGCGGCATCAACCTCGAGGACATCAAGGCGCCCGACTGTTTCTACGTCGAACGCAAGCTGCGCGAGCGCATGAAGATCCCGGTCTTCCACGACGACCAGCACGGCACGGCGATCTGCGTCGGCGCGGCGATCATCAACGGCCTCAAGGTCGTGGGCAAGGACATCAAGAAGGTCAAGCTCGTGACCTCGGGCGCCGGAGCCGCGGCGCTCGCGTGCCTGAAGCTGCTGGTGCACCTGGGCCTGCCGCGCGAGAACATCTACGCGACCGACCTCGCCGGCGTGGTCTACGAAGGCCGCAAGGAGCTGATGGACGAGGACAAGGTGCAGTTCGCGCAGAAGACGTCGGCGCGCACGCTCTCGGACATCATCGAAGGCGCGGACATCTTCCTGGGCCTGTCGGCCGCCGGCGTCCTGAAGCAGGACATGGTCAAGAAGATGGCGGCCAAGCCCATCATCTTGGCGCTGGCCAACCCCAACCCCGAGATCACGCCCGAAGACGTGAAGGCGGTGCGCAACGACGCCATCATGGCCACCGGCCGCACCGACTACCCGAACCAGGTCAACAACGTCCTGTGCTTCCCGTACATCTTCCGCGGCGCGCTCGACGCCGGCGCGACGACGATCACGGTGGAGATGGAAGTGGCCGCCGTGCACGCGATCGCCGAACTGGCGCAGGCCGAGCAGAGCGAAGTGGTGGCGGCGGCGTACGCCGGGCAGAAGCTCGCCTTCGGCCCGGAATACCTGATCCCCAAGCCGTTCGATCCGCGCCTGATGCTCAAGATCGCGCCGGCGGTGGCGAAGGCGGCGCACGACTCGGGCGTGGCGCTGCGCCCGGTGCAGGACTGGGACGCCTACCGCGACAAGCTGCAGAGCTTCGTCTACGCCTCGGGCACCACGATGAAGCCGATCTTCAACGCGGCCAAGGCCGCCGCGAAGAAGCGCATCGTGTACTGCGAAGGCGAGGAAGAACGCGTGCTGCGCGCCGCGCAGATCGTGGTCGACGAAGGCCTGGCGCGCCCGACGCTGATCGGGCGGCCCGCCGTCATCGCGCAGCGCATCGAGAAGTTCGGCCTGCGCCTGAAGGAGGAACTCGACTACGACATCGTCAACACCGAGTGGGACGAGCGCTACCGCGACTTCTGGCAGACCTACCACCGCATGACCGAGCGCAAGGGCGTGACGGCGCAGATGGCCAAGATCGAGATGCGCCGGCGCCTGACGCTGATCGGCGCGATGCTGCTGCAGAAGGACCAGGTCGACGGGATGATCTGCGGCACCTGGGGCACGACCAACATCCACCTCAATTACATCGACCAGGTGATCGGCCGCCGCCCCGGGCGCAACACCTACGCGTGCATGAACGGGCTGGTGCTGCCGAACCGGCAGGTGTTCCTGGTCGACACGCACGTCAACTACGACCCCAGCGCCGAGCAGCTGGCCGAGATCGCGGTGATGGCGGCCGAGGAGATGGTGCGCTTCGGCATCAAGCCGAAGGTGGCGCTGCTGTCGCACTCCAACTTCGGCCAGAGCAACCAGCCCAGCGCGCTGAAGATGCGCGAGGTTCTGGCCATGCTGCACGACCAAGCCGCGTGGCTCGAGGTCGACGGCGAGATGCACGGCGACCTGGCGCTCGACGGCCTCGCGCGGTCGCAGATCATGCCGCACAGCACGCTGGCCGGCGACGCCAACCTGCTGGTGCTGCCGAACATCGACGCCGCCAACATTTCCTACAACCTGCTCAAGGTGGCGGCCGGCGGCAACATCGCCATCGGCCCGGTGCTGCTCGGCGCAGCCAAGCCCGTCCATATCCTCACGGCCAGCACCACGGTGCGGCGCATCGTGAACATGACCGCCTTGACGGTGGCCGACGCCAACGCGGCGAGATAA
- a CDS encoding SPFH domain-containing protein has product MALMDFIKKQFIDIIHWTEPDDGILAWRFPMRDMEIQYGASLTVRESQLAVFVNEGKIADVFAPGMYKLTTQTLPVLTYLKNWDKLFESPFKSDVYFLSTRLQTDQRWGTPQPITIRDKDFGAVRLRAFGNYAYSIADGKTFHQKISGTRELYKVEDLEPQLRGMFLQNLSDAIANSGVAFLDLAANQIAFANALKTQLSPAFEAIGLKLDVVTVQNVSLPEELQKILDQKIGMGMVGSDMGKFMQYQTAQAIPGMTQGGGGGSGIAGDAMGLGAGVALGQVLAQNLQQGLQGGGAQQAQPAAAAPVKADDVMAMLEKLGELKSKGILTQEEFDAKKTELLKKLS; this is encoded by the coding sequence ATGGCCCTGATGGATTTCATCAAGAAACAATTCATCGACATCATCCACTGGACGGAGCCGGACGACGGCATCCTCGCGTGGCGCTTCCCGATGCGCGACATGGAAATCCAGTACGGCGCGTCGCTCACGGTGCGCGAATCGCAGCTGGCGGTGTTCGTGAACGAAGGCAAGATCGCCGACGTCTTCGCGCCGGGCATGTACAAGCTCACGACGCAGACGCTGCCGGTCCTGACCTACCTGAAGAACTGGGACAAGCTGTTCGAGTCGCCCTTCAAGAGCGACGTGTACTTCCTGTCCACGCGCCTGCAGACCGACCAGCGCTGGGGCACGCCGCAGCCCATCACCATCCGCGACAAGGACTTCGGTGCCGTGCGCCTGCGCGCCTTCGGCAACTACGCGTACTCGATCGCCGACGGCAAGACCTTCCACCAGAAGATCTCGGGCACGCGCGAGCTGTACAAGGTCGAGGACCTGGAGCCGCAGCTGCGCGGCATGTTCCTGCAGAACCTGTCGGATGCCATCGCCAACAGCGGCGTGGCCTTCCTCGACCTGGCGGCCAACCAGATCGCGTTCGCCAATGCGCTCAAGACGCAGCTGTCACCCGCCTTCGAGGCGATCGGCCTCAAGCTCGACGTCGTGACCGTGCAGAACGTCTCGCTGCCCGAGGAGCTGCAGAAGATCCTCGACCAGAAGATCGGCATGGGCATGGTCGGCAGCGACATGGGCAAGTTCATGCAGTACCAGACCGCGCAGGCCATTCCCGGCATGACGCAGGGCGGCGGCGGCGGCAGCGGCATCGCGGGCGACGCGATGGGCCTGGGCGCGGGCGTCGCGCTCGGCCAGGTGCTCGCGCAGAACCTGCAGCAAGGGCTGCAAGGCGGCGGCGCGCAGCAGGCGCAGCCCGCGGCGGCGGCGCCGGTGAAGGCCGACGACGTGATGGCCATGCTGGAAAAACTCGGCGAACTCAAGTCCAAGGGCATCCTCACGCAGGAAGAGTTCGACGCGAAGAAGACCGAGCTGTTGAAGAAGCTGTCGTAA
- a CDS encoding DUF4178 domain-containing protein, which produces MAEATPQRAYRAACPGCGAPVEFRSAQSAFAICSFCRSTVARDGETLARVGKMAEVFEDYSPLQLMAGGRLEGRTFTLVGRLQYKGETGTWTEWIAMYDDGTQGVLSEDNGAYVFSQPSELGREVPPADSLRVGATTYVGNKPFSVASNVAVSLISAQGELPKLPPLGRPFAMVELRNADGEVVSVDYGSTPPVVSRGRAVQLEGLQMSGLRGDVAKEQKGRQFACPNCGAPVEVTLLATKSITCRSCHSIIDLSQGLGGEMRHATQDEPVKPVIPLGTTGLLQNAQWQVVGYQHRVGHEPGDDDESFGWEEYLLYNAKKGFTFLVDSEDGWSLVKPVTGAPSLSPNKQSATYLGQNYQLQYSYEAETNYVAGEFYWPVERGQKTFNRDFAKGGNLLSMEESPQEVTWSSGGKIGADVVAKAFNLERAPAMAKRGDSGPVTPGKGCAGMGCGTLVLLFIIVLIILLVIKACVDDDGRSGYTSGGRTSSGSFGGGSSGGGGHK; this is translated from the coding sequence TTGGCCGAAGCGACACCGCAACGCGCCTACCGGGCCGCGTGCCCCGGCTGCGGCGCGCCCGTCGAATTCCGCAGCGCCCAGTCGGCGTTCGCGATCTGCAGCTTCTGCCGCAGCACGGTCGCGCGCGACGGCGAGACGCTCGCGCGCGTCGGCAAGATGGCCGAGGTCTTCGAGGACTACAGCCCGCTGCAGCTGATGGCCGGCGGCCGCCTCGAGGGCCGCACCTTCACCCTCGTCGGCCGCCTGCAGTACAAGGGCGAGACCGGCACGTGGACCGAGTGGATCGCCATGTACGACGACGGCACGCAGGGCGTGCTGAGCGAGGACAACGGCGCCTACGTGTTCTCGCAGCCGTCGGAACTCGGGCGCGAGGTACCGCCGGCGGATTCGCTGCGCGTGGGTGCCACGACCTACGTCGGCAACAAGCCGTTCAGCGTGGCGTCGAACGTCGCGGTGTCGCTGATTTCCGCGCAGGGCGAATTGCCCAAGCTGCCGCCGCTGGGCCGGCCCTTCGCGATGGTCGAATTGCGCAACGCCGACGGTGAAGTGGTCAGCGTCGACTATGGCTCGACGCCGCCGGTCGTCTCGCGCGGCCGCGCGGTGCAGCTCGAGGGCCTGCAGATGTCGGGCCTGCGTGGCGACGTCGCCAAGGAGCAGAAGGGCCGGCAGTTCGCCTGCCCCAATTGCGGCGCGCCGGTGGAAGTCACGCTGCTCGCGACCAAGTCCATCACCTGCCGCTCGTGCCACAGCATCATCGATTTGTCGCAGGGCCTCGGCGGCGAGATGCGCCACGCAACGCAGGACGAGCCGGTCAAGCCGGTGATCCCGCTGGGCACGACCGGGCTGCTGCAGAACGCGCAATGGCAGGTGGTGGGCTACCAGCACCGCGTCGGCCACGAGCCGGGCGACGACGACGAATCGTTCGGCTGGGAGGAATACCTCCTGTACAACGCCAAGAAGGGCTTCACCTTCCTGGTCGATTCCGAAGACGGCTGGAGCCTGGTCAAGCCGGTGACCGGCGCGCCCTCGCTGTCGCCGAACAAGCAATCCGCCACCTACCTCGGCCAGAACTACCAGCTGCAATACAGCTACGAGGCGGAGACCAACTACGTCGCGGGCGAGTTCTACTGGCCCGTGGAGCGCGGGCAGAAAACCTTCAACCGCGACTTCGCCAAGGGCGGCAACCTGCTGTCGATGGAGGAGTCGCCGCAGGAGGTGACCTGGTCCAGCGGCGGCAAGATCGGCGCCGATGTCGTCGCGAAAGCCTTCAATCTCGAACGCGCGCCCGCCATGGCCAAGCGCGGCGACAGCGGGCCGGTGACGCCGGGCAAGGGCTGCGCCGGCATGGGCTGCGGCACGCTGGTCCTGCTGTTCATCATCGTGCTCATCATCCTGTTGGTCATCAAGGCCTGCGTGGACGACGACGGCCGTTCCGGCTACACCTCGGGCGGGCGCACCTCGAGCGGCTCGTTCGGCGGCGGCTCCTCGGGCGGCGGGGGCCACAAGTGA
- a CDS encoding DUF350 domain-containing protein: protein MQGLNATTILGSILYALIGVIVFWLSFIIIDKMTPYALWQEIVEKHNVALGIVVGAMALGISIIVAAAIH from the coding sequence ATGCAAGGGCTGAATGCAACCACGATCCTCGGGTCGATCCTCTACGCGCTGATCGGCGTCATCGTCTTCTGGCTCAGCTTCATCATCATCGACAAGATGACGCCGTACGCGCTGTGGCAGGAGATCGTCGAGAAGCACAACGTCGCGCTGGGCATCGTGGTCGGCGCGATGGCGCTGGGCATCTCGATCATCGTCGCCGCGGCGATCCACTAG
- a CDS encoding polyamine aminopropyltransferase, giving the protein MSQPAGALREPAAPRPLEVALLASVFVVAACGLVYELAAGALASYVLGDSVLQFSTVIGTYLFAMGVGSWLSRFFERQLPAHFLRIELLVALFGGFMPALLFVANAWLPGAFRPLLYGLVFAVGALVGIEIPLVMRILRRNVQLRELVSQVLTFDYLGALAVSIAFPLVLVPQLGLVRTGLLFGLMNAVVAVWALQLFRHELRRVVAHGVACAATLAVLLGGFAMAQEITTLAEDRFYQDPVVFTATSPYQRIVVTRGRAGHRLFLNGNLQFAERDEYRYHEALVHPVMSAHGAPRKVAILGGGDGMAAREVLRHAQVEQVTLVELDANMSRLFTTHETLARLNGGALSSPKLKVVNADAFQWLQDTGETFDVIIVDFPDPTNFSIGKLYTTSFYALMDKRLAASGYAVVQTTSPLVARESFWTVVSTLEAAGFATAPYHANVPSFGEWGFVVASRRPFRLPQQLPPNLRFLTPESLPLLFDFPRDMARVKAEPNRLSNQQLVTTYEKEWGKVLP; this is encoded by the coding sequence GTGTCCCAACCGGCAGGCGCGCTGCGCGAGCCGGCGGCGCCGCGCCCCCTCGAGGTGGCGCTGCTCGCGTCGGTGTTCGTCGTGGCGGCATGCGGGCTCGTCTACGAGCTCGCCGCCGGCGCGCTGGCGTCGTACGTGCTGGGCGACTCGGTGCTGCAGTTCTCCACCGTCATCGGCACCTACCTCTTCGCCATGGGCGTGGGCTCCTGGCTGTCGCGCTTCTTCGAGCGCCAGTTGCCCGCGCACTTCCTGCGCATCGAGCTGCTGGTGGCGCTCTTCGGCGGCTTCATGCCGGCGCTGCTGTTCGTCGCCAACGCCTGGCTGCCCGGCGCCTTCCGCCCGCTGCTCTACGGGCTGGTGTTCGCGGTCGGTGCGCTGGTGGGCATCGAGATCCCGCTGGTGATGCGCATCCTGCGGCGCAACGTCCAGCTGCGCGAGCTGGTGTCGCAGGTGCTCACCTTCGACTACCTGGGCGCCCTCGCCGTCTCGATCGCCTTCCCGCTGGTGCTGGTGCCGCAGCTCGGCCTGGTGCGCACCGGGCTGCTCTTCGGCCTGATGAATGCGGTGGTCGCGGTGTGGGCGCTGCAGCTGTTCCGCCATGAGCTGCGCCGTGTCGTCGCGCACGGCGTCGCCTGCGCGGCGACGCTCGCCGTGCTGCTGGGCGGCTTCGCGATGGCGCAGGAGATCACGACGCTGGCCGAGGACCGCTTCTACCAGGACCCCGTGGTGTTCACGGCGACTTCGCCCTACCAGCGCATCGTCGTCACGCGCGGGCGCGCGGGGCACCGGCTCTTCCTCAACGGCAACCTCCAGTTCGCCGAACGCGACGAGTACCGCTACCACGAGGCGCTGGTGCACCCGGTGATGAGCGCGCACGGCGCGCCGCGCAAGGTGGCGATCCTCGGCGGCGGCGACGGCATGGCCGCGCGCGAGGTGCTGCGCCATGCGCAGGTCGAGCAGGTCACGCTGGTCGAGCTGGACGCGAACATGTCGCGCCTCTTCACGACGCACGAGACGCTGGCGCGGCTCAACGGCGGCGCCCTGTCGTCCCCGAAACTGAAAGTGGTCAACGCCGATGCTTTCCAGTGGCTGCAGGACACGGGCGAGACGTTCGATGTGATCATCGTGGACTTCCCCGACCCGACGAATTTCTCGATCGGCAAGCTCTACACCACCTCCTTCTACGCCCTCATGGACAAGCGCCTCGCCGCCAGCGGCTACGCCGTCGTGCAGACGACCTCGCCGCTGGTCGCGCGCGAAAGTTTCTGGACGGTCGTGAGCACGCTCGAGGCCGCGGGCTTCGCGACGGCCCCGTACCACGCCAACGTCCCGAGCTTCGGCGAGTGGGGCTTCGTCGTCGCGAGCCGCCGGCCCTTCCGCCTGCCGCAGCAGTTGCCGCCGAACCTGCGCTTCCTCACCCCGGAGAGCCTGCCGCTGCTGTTCGACTTCCCGCGCGACATGGCGCGCGTGAAGGCCGAGCCCAACCGCCTGTCCAACCAGCAGCTGGTCACGACCTACGAAAAGGAGTGGGGCAAGGTCCTGCCATGA
- a CDS encoding FAD-dependent oxidoreductase, translating to MIGRRAVVAGAALALAGCKKDRVIAGGFAGASAERGHLLREARAHAAPAVTRKAGVVVVGAGIAGLSAARALRLAGVEDFTLLELEDQPGGNSRGMAVGGLACPMAAHYLPVPGDSASEVREFLAEAGIAKREAGRWTYDERHLCHSPQERLFFNGQWQEGLLPVQGVGAATLAQYRRFSQLVAREDKRAHFRLPLRGAAPAPHRALDALTFAAWLAREGLDDAHLRWYLDYCCRDDYGAGAAAVSAWAGIHYFASRHGFTAPGEKDGEREPLLTWPEGNAWLARRLAAPLGERMRTGRVVLRIAALKGGVEIDALDVATQQVERWQAAQCIVALPLFVAARVLNAPPRALSEAALRMRYAPWAVANVHIEAPLRDRPGAPPSWDNVIHGARGLGYVDAGHQKLNPLPEPTVLTWYRPLGDEPDARAQLLARPWAAWRDEVLDELSGPHPDVRAKTLAVEVARFGHAMAIPVPGLRTDAALAALQRPQAGLWRRVHFAHADLSGYSVFEEAFTHGWRAGRAAAKALA from the coding sequence ATGATCGGGCGCCGTGCCGTGGTCGCCGGCGCCGCGCTCGCGCTGGCCGGCTGCAAGAAGGACCGCGTGATCGCCGGCGGCTTCGCGGGCGCGAGCGCCGAGCGCGGGCACCTGCTGCGCGAGGCGCGGGCGCACGCCGCGCCCGCCGTGACGCGCAAGGCCGGCGTCGTGGTCGTCGGCGCGGGCATCGCGGGCCTGTCCGCGGCGCGTGCCTTGCGGCTCGCGGGCGTCGAGGACTTCACCCTGCTGGAACTCGAGGACCAGCCCGGCGGCAACAGCCGCGGCATGGCCGTCGGCGGCCTGGCCTGCCCGATGGCGGCGCACTACCTGCCCGTGCCGGGCGACAGCGCTTCGGAGGTGCGCGAGTTCCTGGCCGAGGCCGGCATCGCGAAGCGGGAGGCCGGGCGCTGGACCTACGACGAGCGCCACCTGTGCCACAGCCCGCAGGAGCGCCTGTTCTTCAACGGCCAGTGGCAGGAAGGCCTGTTGCCCGTGCAGGGCGTGGGCGCGGCGACGCTCGCGCAGTACCGGCGCTTCTCGCAGCTCGTCGCGCGCGAGGACAAGCGCGCGCATTTCCGCCTGCCGCTGCGCGGCGCGGCGCCCGCGCCGCATCGCGCGCTCGATGCGCTGACCTTCGCCGCGTGGCTCGCGCGCGAGGGCCTGGACGACGCGCACCTGCGCTGGTACCTGGACTACTGCTGCCGCGACGACTACGGCGCGGGCGCGGCGGCGGTGTCCGCCTGGGCCGGCATCCACTACTTCGCGAGCCGCCATGGCTTCACGGCGCCCGGCGAGAAGGACGGCGAGCGCGAGCCGCTGCTGACCTGGCCCGAGGGCAATGCGTGGCTGGCGCGCCGGCTGGCCGCGCCGCTGGGCGAGCGCATGCGAACGGGGCGCGTGGTGCTGCGCATCGCTGCGCTCAAGGGCGGCGTCGAGATCGACGCGCTGGATGTCGCGACCCAGCAGGTGGAGCGCTGGCAGGCCGCACAGTGCATCGTTGCGCTGCCGCTGTTCGTCGCCGCGCGCGTGCTCAACGCGCCGCCGCGCGCGCTGTCGGAGGCGGCGCTGCGCATGCGCTACGCGCCGTGGGCGGTGGCCAACGTGCACATCGAGGCGCCGCTGCGCGACCGGCCCGGCGCGCCGCCCTCGTGGGACAACGTGATCCACGGCGCGCGCGGCCTGGGCTACGTCGACGCGGGCCACCAGAAGCTCAACCCGCTGCCCGAGCCGACGGTGCTGACCTGGTACCGCCCGCTCGGCGACGAGCCGGATGCGCGTGCGCAACTGCTCGCGCGGCCGTGGGCCGCGTGGCGCGACGAGGTGCTGGACGAGCTGTCGGGCCCGCACCCGGACGTGCGCGCCAAGACGCTCGCGGTCGAAGTCGCGCGCTTCGGCCACGCCATGGCCATCCCCGTGCCGGGGCTGCGCACCGACGCCGCGCTGGCGGCGCTGCAGCGCCCGCAGGCGGGGCTGTGGCGGCGCGTGCACTTCGCGCACGCCGACCTGTCGGGCTATTCGGTCTTCGAGGAGGCCTTCACGCACGGCTGGCGCGCGGGGCGCGCGGCGGCGAAGGCGCTGGCCTAG
- a CDS encoding pilin, with translation MAGHRRSRGFTQIEVMIVVAIIGILASVAIRSMRDYSRRATLSEVVLASGGCKTLISENYNLLSDPPDAGSWGCESTNARGKHTGTIQTSSNGVIRIAIINMDSLVNNQYIHLVPANSMGSPMVSPDNLGQSVKQWLCGSDWQPVRNSLPANCRIDTTTFASQDFLP, from the coding sequence ATGGCCGGGCATCGACGGAGCAGAGGTTTCACGCAAATTGAAGTGATGATCGTGGTCGCGATCATCGGCATCCTGGCGTCCGTCGCCATCCGTTCGATGCGCGACTACTCGCGCCGCGCCACCCTGTCCGAAGTCGTGCTCGCCTCCGGCGGGTGCAAGACGCTGATCAGCGAGAACTACAACCTGCTGTCCGACCCGCCCGACGCGGGCTCGTGGGGCTGCGAGAGCACGAATGCCCGGGGCAAGCACACGGGCACGATCCAGACCTCCTCCAACGGCGTGATCCGCATCGCCATCATCAACATGGACTCGCTGGTCAACAACCAGTACATCCACCTCGTGCCCGCCAACTCCATGGGTTCACCCATGGTCTCACCGGACAACCTGGGCCAGAGCGTGAAACAGTGGCTCTGCGGCTCCGACTGGCAACCCGTGCGCAACTCCTTGCCCGCGAACTGCCGCATCGACACCACGACCTTCGCCAGCCAGGACTTCCTGCCCTAG
- a CDS encoding aminopeptidase P N-terminal domain-containing protein, translating into MKTDVPYTLYAERRARAAAKLGKNDIAILPTAPERPRNRDTDFQFRHDSYFYYLTGFTEPQAWLVLTGDGKSHLFCQPKDLEREIWDGYRLGPEAAPATLGVDSAQSVAELDATMPKLLENKGAVWFPFGIHAGLEARVAGWLTQVRSRVRYGALCPEEQHDLCAVLDEMRLVKDAHELAIMRRAGDISARAHVRAMKFCAQWLREGKDLREYHLDAELSHEFRMGGSQYPAYASIVAAGANACVLHYRADVAPVKAGELVLIDAGCELDGYASDITRTFPASGKFTGPQRQLYDLVLASQQAAIDACKAGARFTDPHEASVKVLAQGMLDVGLLDRNKVGTLDDVIEKRAYFQFYMHRTGHWIGMDVHDCGAYVEPSEVGKVAERKDALSGELIKDRPARVLQPGMVLTIEPGIYVRPAEGVPEAFHHIGIRIEDDAVVTKDGCELVTRRVPVDGGEIEALMRA; encoded by the coding sequence ATGAAGACCGACGTCCCCTACACGCTGTATGCCGAGCGCCGCGCGCGCGCCGCCGCGAAGCTCGGGAAGAACGACATCGCCATCCTGCCGACGGCCCCCGAGCGCCCGCGCAACCGCGACACCGACTTCCAGTTCCGCCACGACAGCTACTTCTACTACCTGACCGGGTTCACCGAGCCGCAGGCCTGGCTGGTGCTCACCGGCGACGGCAAGTCGCACCTCTTCTGCCAGCCCAAGGACCTCGAGCGCGAGATCTGGGACGGCTACCGCCTCGGACCCGAAGCCGCGCCAGCCACGCTGGGTGTCGATTCGGCGCAATCGGTCGCCGAACTCGACGCGACCATGCCCAAGCTGCTGGAGAACAAGGGCGCCGTGTGGTTCCCCTTCGGCATCCACGCGGGCCTGGAAGCGCGCGTGGCCGGCTGGCTGACGCAGGTGCGCTCGCGCGTGCGCTACGGCGCGCTGTGCCCCGAGGAGCAGCACGACCTGTGCGCGGTGCTCGACGAGATGCGCCTGGTCAAGGACGCCCACGAGCTGGCCATCATGCGCCGCGCCGGCGACATCAGCGCGCGGGCCCACGTGCGTGCCATGAAGTTCTGCGCCCAGTGGCTGCGCGAAGGCAAGGACCTGCGCGAATACCACCTGGACGCCGAGCTCTCGCACGAGTTCCGCATGGGCGGCTCGCAGTACCCGGCCTACGCATCCATCGTCGCGGCCGGCGCCAACGCCTGTGTGCTGCACTACCGCGCCGACGTCGCGCCCGTGAAGGCGGGCGAGTTGGTGCTGATCGACGCCGGCTGCGAGCTGGATGGCTACGCCAGCGACATCACGCGCACCTTCCCGGCCAGCGGCAAGTTCACCGGGCCGCAACGCCAGCTCTATGACCTGGTGCTCGCCTCGCAACAGGCCGCCATCGATGCCTGCAAGGCCGGCGCGCGCTTCACAGACCCGCACGAAGCCAGCGTGAAGGTGCTGGCCCAGGGCATGCTGGACGTGGGCCTGCTCGATCGCAACAAGGTCGGCACGCTGGACGACGTGATCGAGAAGCGCGCCTACTTCCAGTTCTACATGCACCGCACCGGCCACTGGATCGGCATGGACGTGCACGACTGCGGCGCCTACGTCGAGCCTTCGGAAGTGGGCAAGGTCGCCGAGCGCAAGGACGCCCTGTCCGGTGAGTTGATCAAGGACCGCCCCGCGCGCGTGCTGCAGCCCGGCATGGTGCTGACGATCGAGCCCGGCATCTACGTGCGCCCGGCCGAAGGCGTGCCCGAGGCCTTCCACCACATCGGCATCCGCATCGAGGACGACGCCGTGGTGACGAAGGACGGCTGCGAGCTGGTCACGCGCCGCGTGCCGGTGGACGGCGGCGAGATCGAGGCGCTGATGCGCGCATGA